Genomic segment of Pochonia chlamydosporia 170 chromosome 1, whole genome shotgun sequence:
CAGTCTTTGCTGCATTGAGAGCCAACTAGTTCAATGATTCCAGCTGGTTCATGCGAAGGTATCATGCCCAGAGGTGACCCAAACTGCCCCTGGAGGACTTGTACATCTGAGTGACAGAATCCGGCCGCTTGCACTCGAATGAGAATTTCATTTTCCTGGATTTTAGGGATGGGTCGCTTGACTATTTGGTATGGCTTTCCATACTGTCTTTTGTTTCAACATGATATGCATAAGCCAGGTTACGCCGGCTTGAACGTACCTCTGAGATCTGGGCTGCTCTCATTGTACCCGCAATTATTGGCGATGTCATCTCCGAAACCTAAACTTCAATGTCTCCCAATACTCTGGATATGAGATTGAGTTTACAGCACAATCTCCGTGTCAGAGAGCAACCTTGGACGCCGAGAACTATTTCTAATCggcatttgatggcaagatATTAGATCTCCGAGACTTACACTATTGGCGGCTTGTCATGTTGTACTCCAACATGAGCAGTGGAGAGATGGGGTCAGTTATTTTTGTCTCCAACGAGACTCTAGTAACTGTCAACCCCAAATGTTCTGTCCCTCCATCAGTCACTCGACCCCAGCCACCGACTCAAACCACTAACGCAATGGGATGTCACTGAGTGACACCAACACGCTGGCATACCCCGACAATCGGCAGGGTGAGGGTCAGCCCAATGTTTATACCTTCTCGTTCCCCGTCTTCGTTTCCCCGCTACCATGAAATCGCATGGAACTTTTCTGGCTGATTAGATCGCAGCTTCATAATGACTAAAAAAAGAGTTTTGGTATCATATGgcgttgatgtcgatgcagTAGCAGGATGTAAGAAGCTGTGATAGATACTCTGCGAAATGCTTCACTAACCTGCGTTCATAGGGCTTGGGTCATACGGAGGCGAAGACTCATCCAACGACATCAGTAGAGGTATGTATGATGATCGAATTTGGAAAGCCCAGCTTGTCGCTCTGACATTTTTACAGGCTATTTTGCTGGAACAGTTGGAGTACAGCGCGTATTAAAACTGCTTAAAAAATACGACATCAAGGCAACATGGTTCATTCCGGGCCACAGCCTGGAGACTTTCCCCGATGAAATGGCCGCTGTTCGGGACGCTGGACATGAAATTGGCCTGCACGGATATTCTCATGAGAATCCCACAAGCATGAGTATCGAGCAACAGAGGGAGATTTTGCACAAGACGTACTGCATGCTTACCGAGTTTGCTGGTAAGCCCCCTCGAGGCAGCGTTGCACCTTGGTGGGAAACCAGCAAGGAGGGAGcccagcttctgcttgacTATGGCATTGAGTATGATCATAGCATGAGCCACCATGACTGCCAGCCGTACTACCTGCGAACTGGGGACTCGTGGACCAAGATAGACTATACCAAGAAGCCGAGTGACTGGATGCACCCTTGTGTAAAGGGTGAAGAGACCGGCTTGGTTGAGATACCCGCGAACTGTGAGTGAAACCTGACATATTTCACCTCTCTTGCCATGTGAAGACTGACTCCGGTCGCAGGGTACCTCGACGATTTACCTCCCATGATGTTCATCAAAAACGCCCCTAATAGTCACGGATTCGTGAATGCAAGAGATGTGGAGGACATTTGGCGAGACCACTTTGATTACTTTTATCGCGAGTACGACGAGTTCATCTTTCCATTGACGATACATCCAGATGTATCTGGTCGTCCACATGCCTTGCTGATGCATGAGAGGCTCATTGAGCATATGAAGCAGCACGAGGGTGTCGAGTTCGTAACTATGGAGCAGATTTGTGATGagttcaagtccaagaaCCCCCCTGCTCCAGGAGCCATATTGCCAGCCGAAGCTGGTCATATGCTTAAACAGTAGTGATTTATTTGCTAGAGTAAATAGAGCTAGAATTAATTTCTATTATTGACTGCGTAGCATTATCTAGGTGCACAACAAAGACTCCGATTGCGGACGTGTGATTTCTTATCTGCCTGGGACCTGCCATGCATATGCGGTGATGACAGTCGACCTTGAGGCATTCCGGCTGGTGTTGCATCTTCATCCGGGACGATGTGGTTGGTTAATGACATGTTGATCAGCCCAAGGCGCCCAAGAGTCTCCATTGATGTGAATGCATGGGGTAATGCAAGACAACCCCAACACCGGCAGATAAGTTACCCCATGCCCATGACTCAATTGCCATGTGCTAACCCCACGGATGTTCAACACCATTGCCGCCAAGAGACGCAATTATCGATTACAATGAACTATAATAAATTGACGAGAAACGAGCGCGGGGTAGACCGGGATGTCATTTGATGTGCCACATCATTGGCATTTTAAAACCCCAATAAGTTAAGTAGAGTTGTAGCTTTGGAGCAGTTTATATATGGTCGAcatcttggacttgtgtgacaacatcacccaATTTATCACCTTCCGTCCTGGAAATATCTACCACCAACCATGTCTGATCCTGAGAAGTCCGACACTATTACGCCCGCACCCGGCCGCAGCAGTGGTAGCCTTGAAGGTGTGAAACTTGACAATGACGCATTCGAAGTCTTCAAGACGCGAGAGGGCGCTGTAAACTTCCGTACTGTCGGTATGGTTCACCACATTGATCTATAGCTCAGCGCTTTGGTAGCTAATAAGGCTTTAGGATGGATCCACGCTTCAgtcatcttcctcaaagGTGGGATTTCATGGCACTTAACTCCAACCCTTCCCAACTAACTCGACGCGGATCAGTTATCTTTGCAACTGGTGTTCTCACCATCCCTTCAGCAATGTATGTTTTAGGGGCCTTGCCTGGAGCCCTTAACGTTCTTGGGTGGCAGTTCCTAAATACATATTGCGCTATTATCCAAGGCAACTTCCGCAACTCTCATGCGGGATGCCATTCCATTGCAGACATGGCCGAGGTGGTCGGCGGACTGTGGTTGAAAGAGGTTACgggcgtcttcttcctcgtaACGTACATTATTGTCTGCGCGTCAGGAATCTTCGGCACATCAGTGGCTCTCAACGCCCTGTCAAATCACGCCATTTGCACAAACTACTTTATGCTTGTGGCTACCGCCCTTGTTTTCCTCATGAGCAGCATTCGTAAATTTGAGAAGATTGCCTGGCTGACCTGGCTCGGCTTCCTGTCGGTGTACATTGCCGTCTTCATTGTTGTGTATGGTCACCCGTGATCGCTTTTGTCAAGCCTGTTAAAGCTAACATGATGTCTTTAGTGTTGGTGTCACTACTCGAGATCGCCCAGCGGCTGCTCCCCAAACTGGCGACTTTGATCTCGGTTACCACGTCATCGGTAACCCGACATTCATCGCCGGAATTACCTCCGTTGCCACCATCTTCTGCTCTGGAGCCGGAACATCGGCTTTCCTCCCTGTCATCTCCGAGATGAGAAGGCCAAGGGATTACAACAAGGCAGTATACCTATGCATGGGCATCGTGACCATCTCCTATCTGACCTTCTCCCTGGTGGTCTACAAATGGTGTGGCAAGTGGGTTGCATCGCCGTCCCTTGGTAGTGCCGGATACACGGTCAAAAAGATCTCATATGGCGTCGGTATCGCTGGCTTGGCTATCAGTGGCATGCTTTATGCCCACACGGCAGCCAAGTACCTCTTCGTCCGCATCCTCCGCAACTCGGAGCATCTCCAGAAGAACTCGTGGGTGCATTGGACCACCTGGCTCGCCTGTACCTTGAGCATGTCCGTCATTTCGTTTTTGGTAGCGTCTGGTATTCCCATCTACAACTATCTACTCGCTcttgcaggcagcttgaCCTTTGCGCCGCTGGCCCTCGGTTTACCTGGCTACCTTTGGATTCACGACCATGGGCATTACCGCAAGGGCAACTGGTGGCAAGTCACTGTTTACTGGCTAAATTGGTTCATGATCTTACTAGCCGTGTTCATGACTATTGGTGGGACATATGGTGTTGTGCAAAATATTATTGATGCATACGCAAACGGGACTATCGGAAAGGCATTCTCCTGCGCAGACAATAGTAATTCTTCGTAAGCTTGGGTTTGGGGAAAAGATCCTTAGACTACGTTACGTCTTGAACAATATACTGATTACCAGAGCACTATTTCCGGCGCAATTAAGCAGCCTTGTAGCCGTGATGCGTAAATTGAGTCCACCTGGCTTTGTGGTTGGCTATAACAGTGGCCGACAGTAAAGGAGCAACTCCTCAAACAGACACCAATTGGTAGGAACAATTAGATTTCCTAGAAAGAAATAAGGGGGGAATTGTGCAAGATTCCAACACGTAGAGGCTTGGTGGAGAGAGCTTCGAAGCTACAACATTGCTGACACCGATACGACTACGCCGGGAGATGAGCAATGGGACATGATGAATACCAACCACAAACGTTTCACAAAATTAGGAAGCTCGAATTTTCGATGATATGGTATTAGATGAGACCAAACACATGTTAGCCAGGTAGGTCTGGGCAGTAAAACAAAATGCCAATGCACCCGCTCACAACAGAGCCCTTGCGCTGGTTGGCTGCATAATAATAGAAGTTGACTCCATAGTTGCAATTATTGGGAGCCTGATGATGTCTTTGCTAGGGCAGTAAAATGTATTTCCAAGGAAATGTATACTTATATATTTTACTCAGGCTAGCTCATTACCACGTGGAAGTCCGATTCGGAAGGTGCAGAGGCTAATAAGAAATAGACTCTCGGTAGATGCAACGGTAGTTGCGCACGGCTCCGCGAAAGTCAAGAGTGTGCTATAGCGAATCATGAAGTTTTTAAGAGTAGTACACCTAATTAAACAACATTCTTGGCATACGAGCTTGAGTTGAGCAGAATCAGGGTGTTATCTAGCAACTGCATTCCTACGCCGTTCGGCTGTCATTTAGAGACACGCGCCCTTGCAAACCCAGCCATATTTTCATTATTTTGCTTTCGGGACTATAAGGCACATTGATAAAGCTCCTTTACATTGCACTTGTGAATTTGGTCTCTTATCTGGATTGTCCATCTGCTCCGCTCAAGATCACATCATCCTCCTTCGCCAGTATGATTTGGTCCAACCTTGGATTCGCCTTTGTAGCGGCACTCGCCGGTGTCTCTGCTTCACCTTTAGAAGCGCGCCGGAATACGGCAGAGTTCAAGGATGAGATGATTGCTTCTCACAACTTCTTCCGGTCTCAGCATTCCGCTGAACCTTTGGTGTGGGACGAGGAGCTGGCCCAAAAGGCGCAAGCATGGGCTGATACTTGCAAATTTCGCCACGCGGTACGTGCTGTCATACATGGCACGCCATGGCAAGTGTGCGAAATGCAAATTAACTTGGGATATATATTAGAGCACCGGAGAGAATCTAGCTTATACAACTCGGTGTAGCCACTGTGGCTACTTCACGAACATGTGGGGTAGCGAACGCCTGAAATACGACTACAATAACCCTGGATTCTCTTCGGCAACTGGCCACTTTACACAAGTGGTGTGGAAGCAGTCGACCAACTTGGGATGTGGCTGGAAACGCTGTCATGGCGGTTCGGGCAAGGCAAATGGTTACTATGTTGTCTGCAGGTACACACCACCTGGCAATTACCAAGGACGATTCAAGAAGAATGTAGGTCGCCAGATATCCGGCAAGTCGACTGATATTTACCAACCCGAGGCACCCACCGGTGGACAGACTGGTGCTAAATAGATAAAAACGATATCATTCAATGTGGATGTGTTGCTATGATACAAAAGGAGGACGTTTTGAGTTTTGGTACGGGATTGCTTGTTGGTTTTGGTCTGACGTGGAGGGTACACTGAAGCTTGTTATGGTCTTGTCACTTGGTATACTTAGATTTCTGGGGAATAATGCTGCCTCTTTGCAATCCAAAGCATTCTCTCTTCCTTCTGCCTATTTGTAATACCAGTGTCTAGAGGTGCCTGCTGTGTCGGTGTCGATCTGGCGATATCGTTACCCTAAAGACGTTTAAATTTTGTATGGGCTAACATTCATAAGCATTCCCAACAATCGGTGGACGGAGACTGCATAACTCCAGTCATGGTTCAGCTGAAATATAGGGACCCAGGGATTCTGCTATTAGATGCAGCAAGCCCCAGAATACATGGTACCGTAGTATTTGGAGGTTTGCATGTTGCCTACGCCGATTTGACCACGCATCGAGCAACTAGACGCCACACTCACAGCATGTATTTCCATGAAGATTGCATGGGTTGGTGGACCCTTCATACATTCTGCCAAGTTGGATGCGTCCATTCCATAGTTTGTGGTACAAATGTTTCACGAACCAATATATTAGTTATCGTACAGCCCATGCTCGCTGCTTCCTGGTTACCGGAAGCAGAACAATCGCGAAGACAAGGTTGGGTTGCATGAACTTCAGTGCCATTGGCAGATTGTCTACAGTGTTGCATTGTTTTCGGCTTGTGCCGTTTAATCCGGAGTATCATGCTGGGGTACGCGGGAGTAGTCTAAATTCGTAGTACGGAGAACGGGAGGCAGGACGTAGTGTTTTGTGCCTCAATCGAATTGTTGAATTTGACCCGTTCGCTTGGACACTACATCGTCCAATGCGCTGTTGAGGGTAATGTTCTCCAGATAACTCTCAGCTGTTGACAACTCCCCTCAGACAAATACCTAACTCTTAAACATGACCTTGATAAGCAACACCCCGCTTATGGAGTTGCGAGTGCCAAGCGAGACTATGCGTTTTCTCGACAACCAAGACGAACGAGTTATCTTGTGACGTGACGAGCATACAGCATCTCTACTAAAGCATAACCTTGGCAACAAATACTGATATGCTCAACACACACGGGGTGTTACTATGTGATGTGACCAGAAAGCTGGACTAGACCCGACCAGGCGACTTGGATGTGGAGTTGAatgcccttttttttttttggtccttgaTAGTGGCGTTCGCCCAAGGAGGCAAGTCATTGGGATTTGTGTGAACCATCAAAGTCCCTGGTAATCTCATGATTTGGCACTGAATGTGTGGAGGTAACGTTAACGTGGCAATGCGGGGGAATTGCACCGaggcgacatggaccatcaccaccaccaccaccaccactaccAGCATGATCCATGATTGCCTCAACCAAACAGCTCGGCCTGGGCCGTCTGTCCAATGATGCCCTTGGTCAAATTTGGTGGTCGGCAAGGTTAGTAGGTTTTTGGAAAGTCCGTGTCCCAGCGCACAGAGGCATGGCTGTCTCGTGGCAGTAGATCAGACATGGATATATCAGATAGAATAGTAATATGACTCTGATTCTGACTCTGGCCAGATGCGGCGGACCAGACTTTGGCAATAGAGGTTTATGTTCATGTCCACATGTCCACAAGAGAGGTGGAACATCTGACtggacgagactggacgAGA
This window contains:
- a CDS encoding polysaccharide deacetylase (similar to Neosartorya fischeri NRRL 181 XP_001259776.1), which translates into the protein MTKKRVLVSYGVDVDAVAGWLGSYGGEDSSNDISRGYFAGTVGVQRVLKLLKKYDIKATWFIPGHSLETFPDEMAAVRDAGHEIGLHGYSHENPTSMSIEQQREILHKTYCMLTEFAGKPPRGSVAPWWETSKEGAQLLLDYGIEYDHSMSHHDCQPYYLRTGDSWTKIDYTKKPSDWMHPCVKGEETGLVEIPANWYLDDLPPMMFIKNAPNSHGFVNARDVEDIWRDHFDYFYREYDEFIFPLTIHPDVSGRPHALLMHERLIEHMKQHEGVEFVTMEQICDEFKSKNPPAPGAILPAEAGHMLKQ
- a CDS encoding amino acid transporter (similar to Neosartorya fischeri NRRL 181 XP_001259777.1); the encoded protein is MSDPEKSDTITPAPGRSSGSLEGVKLDNDAFEVFKTREGAVNFRTVGWIHASVIFLKVIFATGVLTIPSAMYVLGALPGALNVLGWQFLNTYCAIIQGNFRNSHAGCHSIADMAEVVGGLWLKEVTGVFFLVTYIIVCASGIFGTSVALNALSNHAICTNYFMLVATALVFLMSSIRKFEKIAWLTWLGFLSVYIAVFIVVVGVTTRDRPAAAPQTGDFDLGYHVIGNPTFIAGITSVATIFCSGAGTSAFLPVISEMRRPRDYNKAVYLCMGIVTISYLTFSLVVYKWCGKWVASPSLGSAGYTVKKISYGVGIAGLAISGMLYAHTAAKYLFVRILRNSEHLQKNSWVHWTTWLACTLSMSVISFLVASGIPIYNYLLALAGSLTFAPLALGLPGYLWIHDHGHYRKGNWWQVTVYWLNWFMILLAVFMTIGGTYGVVQNIIDAYANGTIGKAFSCADNSNSS
- a CDS encoding extracellular SCP domain-containing protein Pry1 (similar to Metarhizium acridum CQMa 102 XP_007807315.1) — translated: MIWSNLGFAFVAALAGVSASPLEARRNTAEFKDEMIASHNFFRSQHSAEPLVWDEELAQKAQAWADTCKFRHASTGENLAYTTRCSHCGYFTNMWGSERLKYDYNNPGFSSATGHFTQVVWKQSTNLGCGWKRCHGGSGKANGYYVVCRYTPPGNYQGRFKKNVGRQISGKSTDIYQPEAPTGGQTGAK